A single window of Streptomyces cathayae DNA harbors:
- a CDS encoding pentapeptide repeat-containing protein, with amino-acid sequence MDTKGAEKGASAPDLRGDCGECFGLCCVALPFTASADFAVDKQAGSPCRNLRADHRCGIHARLRQEGFSGCTVYDCFGAGQKVSQITFGGQDWRTGPPERARRMFDVFPVVRQLHELLWYLTEALTLPAARPVHAELRGALEKTGRLTRGTPDELGALDVGAHRQDVNVLLLRASELARAGARGRRKDRRGADLMGARLQGADLRGISLRGAYLIAADLTGADLRDADLIGADLRDTDLTDADLTGAFFLTQPQLNAARGSAGTRLPGSLTRPAHWTAVR; translated from the coding sequence ATGGACACGAAGGGCGCCGAGAAGGGCGCGTCGGCCCCGGACCTGCGCGGCGACTGCGGGGAGTGTTTCGGGCTGTGCTGTGTCGCTCTGCCGTTCACCGCCTCCGCCGACTTCGCGGTGGACAAGCAGGCCGGCAGCCCCTGCCGTAACCTGCGGGCGGACCACCGCTGCGGCATCCACGCGCGGCTGCGGCAGGAGGGATTCAGCGGCTGCACGGTCTACGACTGCTTCGGCGCCGGGCAGAAGGTCTCGCAGATCACCTTCGGCGGACAGGACTGGCGCACCGGGCCGCCGGAGCGGGCCCGCCGCATGTTCGACGTGTTCCCGGTCGTCCGGCAGCTGCACGAACTGCTCTGGTACCTGACCGAGGCGCTCACCCTGCCCGCGGCGCGTCCGGTCCACGCCGAACTGCGCGGGGCGCTGGAGAAGACCGGGCGGCTCACCCGCGGGACCCCTGACGAACTGGGCGCGCTGGACGTGGGCGCCCACCGGCAGGACGTCAACGTGCTGCTGCTGAGGGCGAGCGAACTGGCGCGGGCCGGCGCGCGCGGGCGCAGGAAGGACCGCCGGGGCGCGGATCTGATGGGGGCCCGTCTCCAGGGGGCCGATCTGCGCGGGATCAGTCTGCGGGGCGCCTACCTCATCGCCGCCGACCTCACCGGCGCCGACCTGCGGGACGCGGACCTGATCGGCGCCGACCTGCGCGACACCGACCTCACGGACGCCGATCTGACCGGGGCGTTCTTCCTCACCCAGCCCCAGCTGAACGCGGCCCGCGGAAGCGCCGGCACCAGACTGCCCGGGTCACTCACCCGTCCCGCGCACTGGACGGCGGTGCGCTGA
- a CDS encoding PIG-L deacetylase family protein, giving the protein MTEVTFAQLEPMPDDWQRALAVVAHPDDIEYGCAAAIATWTDAGREVGYVLATRGEAGIDTLEPAEAGPIREREQRASAAVVGVSTVEFLDHQDGVIEYGTALRRDITAAIRRHRPELVVTLNHRETWGETFWNAPDHVAVGRAVLDAAGDAGNRWIFPELTEQGLEPWNGVRWVAVAGSSMPTHAVDATVGRERAVRSRLEHRTYLESLTDEDPEAYVRSFLPGDARQSGKRFGNRPAVTFELFPR; this is encoded by the coding sequence ATGACCGAGGTGACGTTCGCCCAACTCGAGCCCATGCCCGACGACTGGCAGCGCGCACTGGCCGTGGTCGCCCACCCCGACGACATCGAGTACGGCTGCGCCGCCGCGATCGCGACCTGGACCGACGCCGGCCGTGAGGTCGGCTATGTGCTGGCGACCCGCGGCGAGGCGGGCATCGACACCCTGGAGCCCGCCGAGGCCGGTCCGATCCGGGAGCGGGAGCAGAGGGCGAGCGCGGCCGTGGTCGGCGTGTCGACCGTGGAGTTCCTGGACCACCAGGACGGCGTCATCGAGTACGGCACCGCCCTGCGCCGGGACATCACCGCCGCCATCCGCCGCCACCGCCCCGAACTGGTGGTCACCCTGAACCACCGGGAGACCTGGGGCGAGACGTTCTGGAACGCCCCGGACCACGTGGCGGTCGGCCGCGCGGTGCTCGACGCGGCCGGAGACGCCGGAAACCGGTGGATCTTCCCCGAACTGACCGAGCAGGGCCTCGAACCCTGGAACGGTGTCCGCTGGGTCGCCGTGGCGGGCTCCAGCATGCCCACCCACGCCGTGGACGCGACCGTCGGCCGGGAGCGGGCGGTGCGCTCCCGGCTCGAACACCGCACCTACCTCGAGTCGTTGACCGACGAGGATCCCGAGGCGTATGTACGCAGCTTCCTGCCGGGGGACGCCCGGCAGTCGGGCAAGCGGTTCGGGAACCGGCCGGCGGTCACCTTCGAACTGTTCCCCCGGTGA
- a CDS encoding alpha/beta fold hydrolase has protein sequence MTVSYRQPGVVLTDRRFTVPLDHDAPSGETIELYAREAVAADKADRDLPWLIYLQGGPGFGANRFIGQQAWLGRALKEYRVLLLDQRGTGRSTPANRQTLPLRGGPAEQADYLARFRADSIVRDCEAIRPEVTGGAPWTVLGQSFGGFCTVAYLSTAPEGLATAVITGGLPSLDAHPEDVYRAAYPRIERKVTAHYARYPQDVERARRIADHLLTHEVVLPNGYRLTVEAFQSLGILLGSGDGSHRLHYLLEDAFVRTPAGPALSDAFQEQAQGLLSYAGHPLYALVHESIYGQDGRATAWSAERVRAEFPQFDAAKALAGDGPLLFTGETVHPWVFDCDPALRPLRETAELLAARTGWTPLYDPARLAVNEVPVAAAVYHDDMYVDTDHSLRTARAIRGLRTWVTDEFEHDGVRAGGPRVLDRLLALARGEV, from the coding sequence TTGACCGTCAGCTACCGCCAGCCCGGCGTCGTCCTCACCGACCGCCGCTTCACCGTGCCCCTCGATCACGACGCCCCCTCGGGGGAGACGATCGAGCTGTACGCGCGTGAGGCCGTCGCCGCGGACAAGGCGGACCGGGACCTGCCGTGGCTGATCTACCTCCAGGGCGGCCCCGGCTTCGGGGCGAACCGTTTCATCGGGCAGCAGGCCTGGCTCGGCCGGGCCCTGAAGGAGTACCGGGTCCTGCTGCTCGACCAGCGCGGCACCGGCCGCTCCACCCCCGCCAACCGGCAGACGCTCCCGCTGCGCGGCGGCCCCGCCGAGCAGGCCGACTACCTGGCCCGCTTCCGCGCCGACTCCATCGTCCGCGACTGCGAGGCGATCCGCCCCGAGGTCACCGGCGGGGCCCCCTGGACCGTCCTCGGCCAGAGCTTCGGCGGCTTCTGCACGGTCGCCTACCTGTCCACCGCCCCCGAGGGCCTCGCCACCGCCGTGATCACCGGCGGCCTGCCCTCCCTGGACGCCCACCCCGAGGACGTCTACCGGGCCGCCTACCCGCGCATCGAGCGCAAGGTCACCGCCCATTACGCGCGCTACCCGCAGGACGTCGAGCGCGCCCGCCGGATCGCCGACCACCTCCTCACCCACGAGGTCGTCCTCCCCAACGGCTACCGGCTCACCGTCGAGGCGTTCCAGTCCCTGGGCATCCTCCTCGGCAGCGGCGACGGCAGCCACCGGCTGCACTACCTCCTGGAGGACGCCTTCGTCCGCACCCCGGCGGGCCCCGCGCTCTCCGACGCCTTCCAGGAGCAGGCACAGGGCCTGCTGTCGTACGCGGGGCACCCGCTGTACGCGCTCGTCCACGAGTCGATCTACGGTCAGGACGGCCGGGCCACCGCCTGGTCGGCCGAGCGGGTGCGGGCCGAGTTCCCGCAGTTCGACGCGGCGAAGGCGCTCGCGGGCGACGGGCCGCTGCTGTTCACCGGCGAGACCGTCCACCCCTGGGTGTTCGACTGCGACCCCGCGCTGCGCCCGCTGCGCGAGACCGCCGAACTGCTCGCCGCCCGCACCGGCTGGACGCCGCTGTACGACCCGGCCCGCCTCGCCGTCAACGAGGTCCCGGTCGCGGCGGCCGTCTACCACGACGACATGTACGTCGACACGGACCACTCCCTGCGCACCGCGCGGGCGATCCGCGGCCTGCGCACCTGGGTCACCGACGAGTTCGAGCACGACGGCGTGCGCGCGGGCGGCCCCCGCGTGCTGGACCGGCTGCTGGCGCTGGCCCGGGGCGAGGTGTGA
- a CDS encoding LacI family DNA-binding transcriptional regulator → MAQSVGIKDVARVAGVSVGTVSNVINRPETVAVETRARVLSAIDRLGYVRSESARQLRAGRSRIMGLLVLDMGNPFFVDVARGAERAARAAGLGVMVCNSDQNASEEAEYLSLFAEQRVRGVLLTPADATGRTIEAFRRHGIPFVLVDRVAEGTTECSVSVDDVAGGALAVRHLVDAGHRSLAYVSGPPGLNQVRDRRTGALNALAEAGLGPERLRELPTDRLDVAAGRDAGARLLGLADRPTAVFCANDLLALGVLQAMYAAGVGVPDDLAIVGYDDIEFAAAAAVPLTSVRQPAVTMGALAAELLLEETEAGTGAAPHEHRRVVLRPELVVRRSSLSAR, encoded by the coding sequence ATGGCCCAGTCGGTGGGTATCAAGGACGTCGCCCGCGTCGCCGGAGTCTCCGTCGGCACGGTCTCCAACGTGATCAACCGCCCGGAGACGGTCGCTGTCGAGACCCGGGCACGGGTGCTGTCCGCCATAGACCGGCTGGGCTACGTCCGCAGCGAGTCGGCGCGGCAACTGCGTGCGGGCCGCAGCCGGATCATGGGCCTGCTCGTCCTCGACATGGGCAACCCCTTCTTCGTCGACGTGGCACGCGGCGCCGAGCGCGCCGCGCGTGCGGCCGGACTCGGCGTGATGGTCTGCAACAGCGACCAGAACGCGAGCGAGGAGGCCGAGTACCTCTCCCTGTTCGCCGAGCAGCGGGTGCGGGGCGTGCTGCTCACCCCGGCCGACGCCACCGGCCGCACCATCGAGGCCTTCCGCCGGCACGGCATCCCCTTCGTGCTGGTCGACCGGGTCGCCGAGGGCACCACCGAGTGCTCCGTCTCCGTGGACGACGTGGCGGGCGGCGCGCTGGCCGTGCGCCACCTCGTCGACGCGGGACACCGGTCCCTCGCCTACGTCAGCGGGCCGCCCGGTCTGAACCAGGTCCGGGACCGGCGCACCGGCGCCCTGAACGCGCTCGCCGAGGCCGGACTCGGCCCGGAGAGACTGCGCGAGCTGCCCACCGACCGCCTCGACGTCGCCGCCGGACGGGACGCGGGCGCCAGGCTGCTCGGCCTCGCCGACCGCCCCACCGCCGTGTTCTGCGCCAACGACCTGCTCGCCCTCGGCGTGCTCCAGGCCATGTACGCGGCCGGCGTCGGCGTCCCGGACGACCTGGCGATCGTGGGCTACGACGACATCGAGTTCGCCGCCGCGGCGGCCGTCCCCCTCACCTCGGTACGGCAGCCGGCCGTCACCATGGGCGCCCTGGCGGCGGAACTGCTGCTGGAGGAGACGGAGGCCGGGACGGGGGCCGCGCCCCACGAGCACCGGAGGGTCGTCCTGCGCCCGGAACTCGTGGTCCGCCGCTCCAGCCTGTCGGCACGCTGA
- a CDS encoding L-rhamnose mutarotase has translation MQRVCFLLKVRRDKLAEYRERHAAVWPEMREALSATGWHNYSLFLRDDGLLVGYLETEDFEAAKAGMEATEVNARWQAEMAPLFESLDGTRPDEAMRPLTEVFHLA, from the coding sequence ATGCAGCGCGTCTGTTTCCTGCTCAAGGTCCGCCGGGACAAGCTCGCCGAGTACCGCGAACGCCATGCCGCCGTGTGGCCCGAGATGCGCGAGGCGCTCTCGGCCACCGGCTGGCACAACTACTCGCTCTTTCTGCGCGACGACGGCCTCCTCGTCGGCTACCTCGAGACGGAGGACTTCGAGGCCGCCAAGGCCGGTATGGAGGCCACCGAGGTCAACGCCCGCTGGCAGGCCGAGATGGCCCCCCTCTTCGAATCCCTCGACGGGACCCGCCCCGACGAGGCGATGCGACCGCTCACCGAAGTCTTCCACCTCGCCTGA
- the rhaS gene encoding rhamnose ABC transporter substrate-binding protein has product MRKTSLRRTCAALAAVTSLALAATACGGTTKDDVKSEGGGQAATAGKADPNAPTKKGLTVGFLPKQVNNPYFTTADKGGEKAVKELGSTYKEVGPSSATDTAGQVSYVNTLTQQQVDAMAVSAQDPGALCTALKQAMKNGIKVVTYDSDTTADCRNAFISQASGEDLGRTEVQLLAEQIGYKGEIAILSAAQTATNQNAWIEFMKDELKDPKYKDIKLVKVAYGNDDAQQSFQQTQGLLQEYPNLKGIISPTTVGIKAAAQYLSGSKYKGKVKLTGLGTPNDMRKYVKNGTVEAFELWDPAKLGELAARTAVALASGQITGKEGETFEAGAMGEYTIGKDGVINLGKPTVFNAENIDQFDF; this is encoded by the coding sequence ATGCGCAAGACCTCCCTCCGCCGGACCTGCGCGGCCCTCGCCGCCGTCACCTCCCTCGCCCTGGCCGCCACCGCCTGCGGCGGCACCACCAAGGACGACGTCAAGAGCGAGGGCGGCGGCCAGGCCGCCACGGCCGGCAAGGCCGACCCGAACGCGCCGACCAAGAAGGGCCTGACCGTCGGCTTCCTGCCCAAGCAGGTCAACAACCCCTACTTCACCACCGCCGACAAGGGCGGCGAGAAGGCCGTGAAGGAGCTGGGCTCCACCTACAAGGAGGTCGGCCCCTCCAGCGCCACCGACACCGCCGGCCAGGTCTCCTACGTCAACACGCTCACCCAGCAGCAGGTCGACGCCATGGCCGTCTCCGCGCAGGACCCCGGCGCGCTGTGCACCGCGCTCAAGCAGGCCATGAAGAACGGCATCAAGGTCGTCACCTACGACTCCGACACCACCGCCGACTGCCGCAACGCCTTCATCTCGCAGGCCAGCGGCGAGGACCTGGGCCGCACCGAGGTGCAACTGCTCGCCGAACAGATCGGCTACAAGGGCGAGATCGCGATCCTGTCCGCCGCGCAGACCGCCACGAACCAGAACGCCTGGATCGAGTTCATGAAGGACGAACTCAAGGACCCCAAGTACAAGGACATCAAGCTGGTCAAGGTCGCCTACGGCAACGACGACGCCCAGCAGTCCTTCCAGCAGACCCAGGGACTGCTCCAGGAGTACCCGAACCTGAAGGGGATCATCTCCCCGACCACCGTCGGCATCAAGGCCGCCGCCCAGTACCTCTCCGGCTCCAAGTACAAGGGCAAGGTCAAGCTGACCGGCCTCGGCACCCCCAACGACATGCGCAAGTACGTCAAGAACGGCACCGTCGAGGCGTTCGAGCTCTGGGACCCGGCGAAGCTCGGCGAACTCGCCGCGCGCACCGCCGTCGCCCTGGCCTCCGGCCAGATCACCGGCAAGGAGGGCGAGACCTTCGAGGCCGGCGCGATGGGCGAGTACACCATCGGCAAGGACGGCGTGATCAACCTCGGCAAGCCCACCGTCTTCAACGCCGAGAACATCGACCAGTTCGACTTCTGA
- a CDS encoding ABC transporter permease: MADSALARAVRRSPSVRWDTVVGALLVVVLLLSFATVDGFGNALNLSFLIGNTLPIALIALPMTLLVVSGEIDLSVASTAGLSGAVMGALWNQGLAIETIIPICLLIGVLCGLVNGLLVTRIGLPSLAVTIGTLAAYRGIAQIVLGSDAVTDFPTQYLDFAAGRIGDTFVPYAFLPFLVLLAIAVVALHATPFGRSLFAIGASEEAARFAGIRVRRQKLILFTLTGLMASLTGVFWALHYASARYDNATGLELSVVAAVLLGGIDFDGGKGTLGGAIAGVFLLGALQNVMSLVNVSAQSQIVVTGVLLVVSVLGPRVARQLSAARAGRRAASAPPPAPRTPTPAP, translated from the coding sequence ATGGCTGACTCCGCTCTCGCGCGCGCCGTCCGCCGGTCCCCGTCCGTGCGGTGGGACACGGTGGTGGGCGCCCTGCTCGTCGTGGTCCTGCTGCTGTCCTTCGCGACCGTCGACGGTTTCGGCAACGCGCTCAACCTGTCCTTCCTGATCGGCAACACCCTGCCGATCGCGCTGATCGCCCTGCCCATGACCCTGCTCGTCGTCTCCGGTGAGATCGACCTCTCCGTCGCCTCCACCGCCGGCCTGTCCGGCGCGGTGATGGGCGCCCTGTGGAACCAGGGCCTGGCCATCGAGACGATCATCCCGATCTGCCTGCTCATCGGCGTGCTCTGCGGACTGGTCAACGGTCTGCTCGTGACCCGGATCGGCCTGCCCTCCCTCGCCGTCACCATCGGCACCCTCGCCGCCTACCGCGGCATCGCGCAGATCGTCCTCGGCTCCGACGCGGTGACCGACTTCCCCACGCAGTACCTGGACTTCGCCGCCGGACGCATCGGCGACACCTTCGTCCCGTACGCCTTCCTGCCCTTCCTGGTGCTGCTCGCGATCGCCGTGGTCGCGCTGCACGCCACCCCGTTCGGGCGGTCGCTGTTCGCCATCGGCGCCAGTGAGGAAGCCGCCCGGTTCGCCGGCATCCGGGTCAGGCGGCAGAAGCTGATCCTGTTCACCCTGACCGGCCTGATGGCCTCCCTCACCGGAGTCTTCTGGGCCCTGCACTACGCCAGCGCCCGCTACGACAACGCCACCGGCCTCGAACTCTCCGTCGTCGCCGCCGTGCTGCTCGGCGGCATCGACTTCGACGGCGGCAAGGGCACCCTCGGCGGCGCGATCGCGGGCGTCTTCCTGCTCGGCGCGCTGCAGAACGTGATGAGCCTCGTCAACGTCTCCGCCCAGTCACAGATCGTGGTCACCGGCGTCCTGCTCGTCGTCTCCGTGCTCGGCCCGCGCGTCGCACGGCAGCTCTCCGCGGCCCGGGCCGGACGCCGGGCGGCGTCCGCCCCGCCACCGGCGCCCAGGACACCGACCCCGGCCCCGTGA
- a CDS encoding ABC transporter permease encodes MTVTAPEEAPVAEVPRSSGTRLVDRVFKMRELAILLVFLVMIAVTQAGNGEFLSEQGIKDLLLNATILVLVATGQALVVITRNVDLSVGSTLGISAFAAGVHLQGGGNPVVAIALAVLLGIGFGLLNGLLVSLGQVPALVVTLGTLYIIRGIDSIWVGSRQITAADLPGGFVDFGSGGISAVPYLALIALAVLVATAYYLKHFGSGRELYALGSNPEAARLAGIPVRKRILAAYTFCGALAGLAGALYLARFGNVDSGTGSGYELTVVSAVVVGGVVFTGGSGSVYGAALGALLLTSVNSVLPALGVSSVWVLAINGILLILAIAVDRIVALRVATALKKRNARHG; translated from the coding sequence ATGACGGTCACCGCTCCCGAAGAAGCCCCCGTCGCCGAGGTGCCCAGGTCGAGCGGCACCCGGCTGGTCGACCGCGTCTTCAAGATGCGCGAACTCGCCATCCTGCTCGTCTTCCTGGTGATGATCGCCGTCACCCAGGCCGGCAACGGCGAGTTCCTCTCGGAACAGGGCATCAAGGACCTGCTGCTGAACGCGACCATCCTGGTCCTGGTCGCCACCGGCCAGGCTCTCGTCGTCATCACGCGCAACGTCGACCTGTCCGTCGGTTCCACGCTCGGCATCAGCGCCTTCGCCGCCGGCGTCCACCTCCAGGGCGGCGGAAACCCGGTCGTCGCCATCGCCCTCGCCGTCCTGCTCGGCATCGGCTTCGGACTGCTCAACGGACTGCTCGTCAGCCTCGGTCAGGTGCCCGCCCTCGTGGTCACCCTCGGCACGCTCTACATCATCCGCGGCATCGACTCCATCTGGGTCGGCTCCCGCCAGATCACCGCCGCCGATCTCCCCGGCGGATTCGTCGACTTCGGATCCGGCGGCATCTCGGCGGTGCCCTACCTGGCGCTCATCGCCCTCGCGGTGCTCGTGGCGACGGCGTACTACCTGAAGCACTTCGGCAGCGGACGCGAGCTGTACGCGCTCGGCTCCAACCCCGAGGCCGCCCGGCTGGCCGGCATCCCCGTACGCAAGCGGATCCTCGCCGCGTACACCTTCTGCGGCGCCCTCGCCGGACTCGCGGGCGCCCTGTACCTGGCCCGGTTCGGCAACGTCGACTCCGGCACCGGCAGCGGTTACGAACTCACCGTCGTCAGCGCCGTCGTGGTCGGCGGCGTGGTCTTCACCGGCGGCTCCGGCAGCGTCTACGGCGCGGCGCTCGGCGCACTGCTGCTGACCTCAGTCAACAGTGTGCTGCCCGCCCTCGGCGTCAGCTCCGTGTGGGTGCTCGCCATCAACGGCATCCTGCTCATCCTCGCCATCGCGGTCGACCGGATCGTCGCGCTGCGCGTGGCCACCGCCCTGAAGAAGAGGAACGCCCGCCATGGCTGA